One genomic region from Actinocatenispora thailandica encodes:
- a CDS encoding NADP-dependent oxidoreductase: MVMQAIVCAGFGDPAVLRPADLPRPEPIGTEVLVRVHAAGVNPVDWKTRADGETPAPAGPGPSVLGWDVSGVVEQVGVGVTRFAVGDEVFGMPWFPRQAGGYAEYVTAPSRQLARKPGGLSHAEAAGLPLAGLTAWQALVDTADVRPGQRVLVTGAAGGVGHLAVQLAKARGGYVLGTASAGKHDVLRSLGVDEPIDYTTVDVPATVRDVDVVLDLVGGAAGPSLLRVLRRGGILIPIAGGASDDTIAAASAAGVRAATVLVEPDGAALTQLSRLVDEGRLRVRVAATFPLAEAASAHRLGEQGRTLGKIVLTVS, translated from the coding sequence ATGGTGATGCAGGCGATCGTGTGTGCCGGCTTCGGCGACCCGGCGGTGCTCCGGCCGGCCGACCTGCCCCGGCCCGAGCCGATCGGTACCGAGGTGCTGGTCCGGGTGCACGCGGCGGGCGTGAACCCGGTCGACTGGAAGACCCGCGCCGATGGCGAGACGCCCGCGCCGGCCGGCCCCGGGCCCTCCGTGCTCGGCTGGGACGTCTCCGGCGTGGTCGAGCAGGTCGGCGTCGGCGTCACCCGGTTCGCGGTCGGCGACGAGGTGTTCGGGATGCCGTGGTTCCCGCGCCAGGCGGGCGGCTACGCCGAGTACGTGACCGCGCCGTCCCGGCAGCTCGCCCGCAAGCCCGGCGGGCTGAGCCACGCCGAGGCGGCCGGCCTGCCGCTGGCCGGGCTCACCGCCTGGCAGGCGCTCGTCGACACCGCCGACGTACGGCCGGGGCAGCGGGTCCTGGTCACCGGCGCGGCCGGCGGCGTCGGCCACCTCGCCGTACAACTCGCCAAGGCCCGCGGCGGGTACGTGCTGGGGACCGCCAGCGCCGGCAAGCACGACGTGCTGCGCTCACTCGGCGTCGACGAGCCGATCGACTACACCACCGTGGACGTACCGGCAACGGTACGAGACGTCGACGTGGTGCTCGACCTCGTCGGCGGTGCCGCCGGCCCGTCGCTGCTGCGGGTACTGCGGCGCGGCGGGATCCTGATCCCGATCGCGGGCGGGGCGAGCGACGACACGATCGCCGCCGCGTCCGCCGCCGGAGTACGCGCGGCGACGGTGCTGGTCGAGCCGGACGGGGCGGCGCTGACGCAGCTGTCCCGGCTGGTCGACGAGGGCCGGCTCCGGGTTCGGGTGGCGGCGACGTTCCCGCTGGCCGAGGCGGCCTCGGCGCACCGGCTCGGGGAACAGGGCCGCACCCTCGGCAAGATCGTCCTGACCGTGTCCTGA
- a CDS encoding winged helix-turn-helix transcriptional regulator — protein sequence METIDDQLEHRYDAYLAQCPCRPLLDVIANKWTALIVGALLDREHRFGELRREIEGISQKVLTANLRALERNGFVARRVYPTSPPAVGYSLTALGRSLAPPLVAVREWTERHMDDVEAARARYDTGLPVDVPRSVPDGADPAAEPAAAR from the coding sequence ATGGAAACCATCGATGACCAGCTCGAACACCGCTACGATGCGTACCTCGCGCAGTGCCCCTGCCGGCCGCTGCTCGACGTCATCGCGAACAAGTGGACCGCGTTGATCGTCGGCGCGCTGCTCGACCGGGAGCACCGGTTCGGTGAGCTGCGCCGCGAGATCGAGGGCATCAGCCAGAAGGTGCTCACCGCGAACCTGCGGGCGCTGGAGCGCAACGGCTTCGTGGCCCGCCGGGTCTACCCCACCTCGCCGCCCGCGGTCGGCTACTCGCTGACCGCGCTCGGCCGCAGCCTCGCCCCGCCGCTGGTCGCGGTGCGGGAGTGGACCGAACGGCACATGGACGACGTCGAGGCCGCCCGCGCCCGGTACGACACCGGCCTGCCGGTCGACGTGCCGCGTTCGGTGCCGGACGGGGCGGATCCCGCCGCCGAGCCGGCCGCGGCTCGGTAG
- a CDS encoding aldose 1-epimerase family protein encodes MALSGEQWDIEAGAHRATVAEVGGGIRAYGVRSVPVLDGYGTDEICPGGAGAQLAPWPNRLRDGRYEFGGGQYQLALSEPARHNAIHGLVRWLPWRRLAGTPDSVTVGCALPAQPGYPWPLALTTRWTVSEHGLRAEHSVRNLADGPAPFGLGCHPYLRLPGPLDEWLLRVPARTLLRTDERGLPVRTDPVAGSEYDFGTSRPIGDTVLDTAFTNLARGDAGTVEVTLTSPGGHTVTLWADESFGWVQLFTGDTAKPPRTRRSLAVEPMTCPPDALRSGQDLIVLAPGETWRGAWGIRATIAG; translated from the coding sequence ATGGCGCTCTCGGGCGAACAGTGGGACATCGAGGCCGGCGCGCACCGCGCCACCGTGGCCGAGGTCGGCGGCGGCATCCGGGCGTACGGGGTGCGCAGCGTCCCGGTGCTCGACGGGTACGGCACCGACGAGATCTGTCCCGGTGGCGCCGGCGCCCAGCTCGCCCCGTGGCCCAACCGGCTCCGGGACGGGCGCTACGAGTTCGGTGGCGGGCAGTACCAGCTGGCGTTGAGCGAGCCGGCCCGGCACAACGCGATCCACGGGCTGGTTCGCTGGCTGCCGTGGCGGCGGCTCGCCGGTACCCCCGACTCGGTCACCGTCGGTTGCGCGCTGCCGGCGCAGCCCGGGTACCCGTGGCCGCTGGCGCTGACCACCCGGTGGACGGTGTCCGAGCACGGCCTGCGCGCCGAGCACAGCGTGCGCAACCTGGCCGACGGGCCGGCGCCGTTCGGCCTCGGCTGCCACCCGTACCTGCGGCTGCCCGGCCCGCTCGACGAGTGGCTGTTGCGGGTACCGGCCCGCACCCTGCTGCGGACCGACGAGCGCGGCCTGCCGGTGCGCACCGACCCGGTGGCCGGCAGCGAGTACGACTTCGGTACCTCCCGGCCGATCGGCGACACGGTGCTGGACACCGCGTTCACGAACCTGGCCCGGGGCGATGCCGGGACCGTCGAGGTGACGCTGACCAGCCCCGGCGGGCACACCGTGACGCTGTGGGCGGACGAGTCGTTCGGCTGGGTGCAGCTGTTCACCGGGGACACCGCGAAGCCTCCGCGGACCCGCCGGTCGCTCGCGGTGGAGCCGATGACCTGCCCGCCGGATGCGCTGCGCAGCGGCCAGGACCTGATCGTGCTCGCGCCGGGCGAGACCTGGCGCGGCGCCTGGGGTATCCGCGCCACCATCGCCGGCTGA
- a CDS encoding SigE family RNA polymerase sigma factor, translating into MQRTDDEEYGEFVEARYDALRRFGYLLCGDWHLTEDVVAAALTKLYLRWPRLHRAGNADAYVRRIVVTCLADERRRGFTRRERPSERTPERLVADHAPGTDDRLAAEQALATLPPRQRAAIVLRYWEDQSIEQTARLLGCSTGTVKSQCARGLAALRHQLTTA; encoded by the coding sequence GTGCAACGTACTGACGACGAAGAGTACGGAGAATTCGTCGAGGCGCGCTACGACGCGCTCCGCCGGTTCGGCTACCTGCTCTGCGGCGACTGGCACCTCACCGAGGACGTGGTCGCCGCCGCACTGACCAAGCTGTACCTGCGCTGGCCCCGGCTGCACCGCGCCGGCAACGCCGACGCGTACGTCCGGCGGATCGTGGTGACCTGCCTCGCCGACGAGCGGCGGCGCGGGTTCACCCGGCGCGAACGGCCCTCCGAACGCACCCCGGAACGCCTCGTCGCCGATCACGCGCCCGGCACCGACGACCGGCTCGCCGCCGAGCAGGCACTCGCCACGCTGCCGCCGCGACAGCGTGCCGCGATCGTGCTGCGGTACTGGGAGGACCAGTCCATCGAGCAGACCGCCCGCCTGCTGGGCTGCTCGACCGGCACCGTGAAGAGCCAGTGCGCCCGCGGCCTCGCCGCCCTACGTCACCAGCTGACAACGGCCTGA
- a CDS encoding type II toxin-antitoxin system VapB family antitoxin yields the protein MIFKAVREGKPYPEHGMSTKQWADIPPRPVRLDQLVTTKRNLALDRLLAEDSTFYGDLFPHVVEWSGALYLEDGLHRALRAALQQRTSIHARVLVL from the coding sequence GTGATCTTCAAGGCGGTACGGGAAGGCAAGCCGTACCCCGAGCACGGCATGTCCACGAAGCAGTGGGCCGACATCCCGCCCCGGCCGGTCCGCCTCGACCAGCTCGTCACCACCAAGCGCAATCTCGCCCTGGATCGGCTGCTCGCCGAGGACTCCACCTTCTACGGTGACCTGTTCCCGCACGTGGTCGAGTGGTCCGGCGCGCTCTACCTGGAAGACGGCCTGCACCGGGCGCTGCGCGCCGCGCTGCAACAGCGCACCTCCATCCACGCCCGGGTCCTGGTGCTCTGA
- a CDS encoding alpha/beta fold hydrolase, with protein sequence MHAGTSDGRLFLDVRGKPGAAPLLYLHGGPGMGCYEFMQWQGERLGQRLHLIGLDQRGTLRSAPLSDGETLAESDVIADCEALRESMGIQRWAVLGHSFGGRMALRYAHRHPERVTAVLFENPGWDLAEADRAKLLAAAPLFTELGDPVSARRCRNLAAAPRFEHWEVADLLAGLGERHLELYVHRPEARAALAATLASAFPAELRDRGDAAARRLLAAPDVLASMVGLLPGLAVPALLMKGRYDLVTGPSQLAAFRGEVPGGRVELFPRSAHYPQLEEPDLYQQTVQAFVTAHAR encoded by the coding sequence ATGCATGCGGGTACCTCGGACGGTCGGCTGTTCCTGGATGTACGGGGCAAGCCGGGCGCCGCGCCGCTGCTGTACCTGCACGGCGGGCCGGGGATGGGCTGCTACGAGTTCATGCAGTGGCAGGGCGAGCGGCTCGGCCAGCGGCTGCACCTGATCGGGCTGGACCAGCGCGGCACGCTGCGCTCGGCGCCGCTGTCGGACGGTGAGACGCTCGCCGAGTCCGACGTGATCGCCGACTGCGAGGCGCTGCGCGAGTCGATGGGCATCCAGCGGTGGGCGGTGCTCGGCCACTCGTTCGGCGGCCGGATGGCCCTGCGGTACGCGCACCGGCACCCGGAGCGGGTCACCGCCGTGCTGTTCGAGAACCCCGGGTGGGATCTTGCCGAGGCGGACCGGGCGAAACTGCTCGCCGCCGCACCGCTGTTCACCGAGCTGGGCGATCCGGTGTCGGCGCGGCGGTGCCGCAACCTCGCCGCGGCGCCCCGGTTCGAGCACTGGGAGGTGGCCGACCTGCTCGCCGGGCTGGGCGAGCGGCACCTGGAGCTGTACGTGCACCGGCCGGAGGCGCGCGCGGCGCTGGCGGCGACGCTGGCGAGCGCCTTCCCGGCCGAGTTGCGCGACCGCGGCGACGCCGCCGCCCGCCGGCTGCTCGCCGCACCGGACGTGCTCGCCTCGATGGTCGGCCTGCTGCCCGGGCTGGCGGTACCGGCACTGCTGATGAAGGGTCGCTACGACCTGGTGACCGGGCCATCCCAGCTGGCGGCGTTCCGGGGCGAGGTGCCCGGCGGCCGGGTCGAGCTGTTTCCACGCTCGGCGCACTACCCGCAGTTGGAGGAGCCGGACCTGTACCAGCAGACGGTGCAGGCGTTCGTCACCGCGCACGCCCGCTGA
- a CDS encoding MarR family winged helix-turn-helix transcriptional regulator, which yields MTEASTDEQVGRRLADTVARLRRSMRRAARASAPDNPLSVAQLELMARLAERPGSRPGELARALRIAPNTVTTLVNALVRARMVRRDDDPADRRTIRLTLTAHGDAALARWESTNERILSRAQARLDGEQRAALRAALPALARLIEEIDSDTETARADRVTAVPVRHRPHDPRG from the coding sequence GTGACCGAGGCCAGCACCGACGAGCAGGTCGGTCGGCGGCTCGCCGACACCGTCGCCCGGCTGCGCCGCTCGATGCGCCGGGCCGCCCGGGCCAGCGCCCCGGACAACCCGCTGTCGGTGGCCCAGCTGGAGCTGATGGCCCGGCTCGCGGAGCGCCCCGGCAGCCGGCCGGGCGAGCTCGCCCGCGCCCTGCGGATCGCCCCGAACACGGTGACGACACTGGTCAACGCGCTGGTCCGGGCCCGGATGGTGCGGCGTGACGACGACCCCGCGGACCGCCGTACGATCCGGCTCACGCTCACCGCGCACGGCGACGCGGCGCTCGCCCGGTGGGAGAGCACCAACGAACGGATCCTGAGCCGGGCGCAGGCCCGGCTCGACGGGGAGCAGCGGGCCGCGCTGCGCGCCGCGCTACCGGCGCTGGCCCGGCTGATCGAGGAGATCGACAGCGACACCGAGACCGCCCGCGCTGACCGGGTGACCGCGGTACCCGTTCGGCACCGTCCGCACGATCCGCGCGGCTAG
- a CDS encoding MFS transporter: MQNEVAVLLAERPRPEAIRSSRYAPWFAVATVCLGAFMGQLDASIVTLTFPALGRHFHTSLAAIEWVSLGYLVTLAALLVPAGRISDAAGRKAMYLLGFGLFTAASVGCGLAPTLPVLVAARVAQAVGAAMLQANSVALITTSVPGNRLRSALGTQAAAQAIGLALGPTVGGLLVHGVGWRWVFMINLPVGIAGLIAGRYLLPRTRHARPIGRFDTGGVVLLATATTAALLAISAGSGLSVPAVVPIAAAVLAAAAVAAFVARERRASEPLLALDQLRRPVLGGGLIAALLGYLVLFGPLVLGPYALAAVGVPGAATGPYLTALPLGFALAAVLGGRLLPARIGNRARGALGLGLAAAGMAVPALLGAAPAVLVPGLFATGFGLGIFTPANNAAVMAAVPQRAAGSAGGLVNTARALGTALGVALVTLVLHVGGGAGVQLSSGLLGIVAVAAGIVTLVSADRPAARAQRP; the protein is encoded by the coding sequence ATGCAGAACGAAGTGGCGGTGCTCCTGGCGGAACGACCGCGCCCCGAGGCGATACGCAGCTCGCGGTACGCGCCCTGGTTCGCGGTCGCCACCGTGTGCCTCGGTGCGTTCATGGGCCAACTGGACGCGAGCATCGTGACCCTGACGTTCCCGGCACTCGGGCGCCACTTCCACACCTCGCTCGCCGCGATCGAATGGGTCTCGCTCGGCTACCTGGTCACCCTCGCCGCGCTGCTGGTACCCGCCGGGCGGATCTCCGACGCCGCCGGCCGCAAGGCGATGTACCTGCTGGGCTTCGGGCTGTTCACCGCCGCCTCGGTCGGCTGCGGGCTGGCCCCGACGCTGCCGGTACTGGTCGCGGCCCGCGTCGCGCAGGCCGTCGGCGCGGCGATGCTGCAGGCCAACAGCGTCGCGCTGATCACCACCAGCGTGCCCGGCAACCGGCTGCGCTCGGCGCTGGGCACCCAGGCGGCCGCGCAGGCGATCGGCCTGGCGCTCGGTCCGACGGTCGGCGGCCTGCTGGTGCACGGGGTCGGCTGGCGCTGGGTGTTCATGATCAACCTGCCGGTCGGGATCGCCGGCCTGATCGCCGGCCGGTACCTGCTGCCACGCACCCGGCACGCCCGGCCGATCGGCCGGTTCGACACCGGCGGGGTGGTGCTGCTGGCGACCGCGACCACCGCCGCACTGCTCGCCATCTCCGCCGGCTCCGGGCTGTCCGTACCGGCCGTCGTGCCGATCGCCGCTGCGGTGCTCGCCGCCGCCGCGGTGGCCGCCTTCGTCGCCCGGGAACGGCGCGCTTCCGAGCCACTGCTGGCGCTGGACCAACTGCGCCGGCCGGTCCTCGGCGGCGGGCTGATCGCGGCACTGCTCGGCTACCTGGTGCTGTTCGGCCCGCTGGTGCTCGGGCCGTACGCGCTCGCCGCCGTCGGGGTGCCCGGCGCCGCGACCGGTCCGTACCTGACGGCGCTGCCGCTCGGGTTCGCGCTGGCCGCGGTGCTCGGCGGCCGGCTGCTCCCGGCGCGGATCGGCAACCGGGCCCGCGGCGCGCTCGGACTGGGGCTCGCGGCCGCCGGCATGGCGGTACCGGCGCTGCTGGGTGCCGCGCCCGCGGTGCTGGTCCCGGGGCTGTTCGCGACCGGGTTCGGGCTGGGGATCTTCACCCCGGCGAACAACGCGGCGGTGATGGCGGCGGTACCGCAGCGGGCAGCCGGCAGCGCCGGCGGCCTGGTGAACACGGCGCGCGCGCTCGGCACCGCGCTGGGGGTCGCGCTGGTCACGCTGGTGCTGCACGTCGGCGGCGGCGCCGGCGTGCAATTGTCCAGCGGCCTGCTCGGAATTGTCGCGGTGGCCGCCGGTATCGTCACGCTGGTCAGCGCGGACCGACCCGCTGCCCGCGCGCAGCGGCCCTGA
- a CDS encoding L-serine ammonia-lyase, whose amino-acid sequence MISVFDLFKIGIGPSSSHTVGPMRAAARFAHGLKADGLLAGTARIRSELYGSLGATGHGHGSEAAVLLGLSGEDPETVDTDTVADRVAAIRATGRLTVLGTHEVDFHDHDDLMLHRRRSLPFHPNGMIFTAYDAAGAVLRTRTYYSVGGGFVVDETATGADRIKPDDTPVRYPFGTGAELLGQASAAGASVSEVMLANELSWRTEPEVRAELLHIWAVMQDCVRHGCETEGTLPGSLKVHRRAAEMHRTLTGEHFTTDPLRVMDWVTLFALAVNEENASGGRVVTAPTNGAAGIVPAVLHYYWRFVPGSDDAGVVRFLLTAGAIGALFKQNASISGAEVGCQGEVGSACSMAAGGLAEVLGGTPEQVENAAEIAMEHNLGLTCDPVGGLVQIPCIERNAVASIKAITAARMALRGDGRHHVSLDKVIKTMRETGADMKVKYKETARGGLAVNVIEC is encoded by the coding sequence GTGATCAGCGTCTTCGATCTGTTCAAGATCGGCATTGGACCATCCAGCTCACACACCGTCGGCCCGATGCGCGCCGCGGCCCGGTTCGCGCACGGCCTGAAGGCCGACGGCCTGCTCGCCGGCACCGCCCGGATCCGCTCCGAGCTGTACGGGTCGCTCGGCGCCACCGGGCACGGCCACGGCAGCGAGGCCGCGGTCCTGCTCGGACTGTCCGGCGAGGACCCGGAGACCGTCGACACCGACACCGTCGCCGACCGGGTCGCGGCGATCCGGGCGACCGGCCGGCTGACCGTCCTCGGTACCCACGAGGTCGACTTCCACGACCACGACGACCTGATGCTGCACCGGCGCCGCTCGCTGCCGTTCCACCCGAACGGGATGATCTTCACCGCCTACGATGCGGCCGGCGCGGTGCTGCGCACCCGGACGTACTACTCGGTCGGCGGCGGGTTCGTGGTGGACGAGACGGCCACCGGCGCGGACCGGATCAAGCCGGACGACACCCCGGTGCGCTACCCGTTCGGCACCGGCGCCGAGCTGCTCGGACAGGCCTCCGCGGCCGGCGCTTCGGTCAGCGAGGTGATGCTCGCGAACGAGCTGTCCTGGCGCACCGAGCCGGAGGTTCGTGCCGAGCTGCTGCACATCTGGGCGGTCATGCAGGACTGCGTCCGGCACGGCTGCGAGACCGAGGGCACCCTGCCGGGCAGCCTGAAGGTGCACCGGCGCGCCGCCGAGATGCACCGCACCCTGACCGGCGAGCACTTCACCACCGACCCGCTGCGGGTGATGGACTGGGTGACGCTGTTCGCCCTCGCCGTCAACGAGGAGAACGCGTCGGGCGGCCGGGTGGTCACCGCACCCACCAACGGCGCGGCCGGCATCGTGCCCGCGGTCCTGCACTACTACTGGCGGTTCGTGCCCGGATCCGACGACGCCGGGGTGGTCCGCTTCCTGCTCACCGCCGGCGCGATCGGGGCGCTGTTCAAGCAGAACGCGTCGATCTCCGGCGCCGAGGTGGGCTGCCAGGGCGAGGTCGGCTCGGCCTGCTCGATGGCTGCCGGCGGCCTGGCGGAGGTGCTCGGCGGTACCCCGGAGCAGGTGGAGAACGCCGCCGAGATCGCGATGGAGCACAACCTCGGCCTGACCTGCGACCCGGTCGGTGGCCTGGTGCAGATCCCGTGCATCGAACGCAACGCCGTCGCCTCGATCAAGGCGATCACCGCGGCCCGGATGGCGCTGCGCGGCGACGGCCGGCACCACGTCTCGCTGGACAAGGTCATCAAGACGATGCGCGAGACGGGCGCGGACATGAAGGTCAAGTACAAGGAGACGGCGCGTGGTGGCCTCGCCGTCAACGTCATCGAGTGCTGA
- the trhA gene encoding PAQR family membrane homeostasis protein TrhA, producing MTATTLGASAAKDPYARPRMRGWLHAYAVGVAAICGVVLCSVAATRPGWLAFASCLVYSVTICGLFGTSALYHRHVWGPRGYAVMKRLDHSMIFLFIAGTYTPFSLLLMPRHTALIVLSVVWGGALLGVALKMAWPRAPRWLSVPLYIALGWVAAFVFPDIVHGGGWAPFALLLAGGVVYSLGALCYALKRPNPWPRTFGHHEFFHAATLIAAACHHVAVYFAVLA from the coding sequence ATGACCGCCACGACGCTCGGCGCCAGCGCCGCGAAGGATCCGTACGCAAGGCCGCGGATGCGCGGCTGGCTGCATGCCTACGCCGTCGGCGTCGCCGCCATCTGCGGGGTCGTCCTCTGCTCGGTGGCGGCGACCCGCCCGGGCTGGCTCGCGTTCGCCAGCTGCCTGGTCTACTCGGTGACCATCTGCGGGCTGTTCGGCACCAGCGCGCTCTACCACCGGCACGTGTGGGGGCCGCGCGGCTACGCGGTGATGAAGCGGCTCGACCACTCGATGATCTTCCTGTTCATCGCCGGCACGTACACGCCGTTCAGCCTGCTGTTGATGCCCCGGCACACCGCGCTGATCGTGCTGTCGGTGGTGTGGGGCGGCGCGCTGCTCGGGGTGGCGCTCAAGATGGCCTGGCCGCGGGCGCCGCGCTGGCTGTCGGTCCCGCTGTACATCGCGCTCGGCTGGGTGGCCGCGTTCGTGTTCCCGGACATCGTGCACGGCGGTGGCTGGGCGCCGTTCGCACTGCTGCTCGCCGGCGGCGTGGTGTACAGCCTGGGCGCGCTCTGCTACGCGCTCAAGCGGCCGAACCCGTGGCCGCGCACGTTCGGCCATCACGAGTTCTTCCACGCCGCGACGCTGATCGCCGCCGCCTGCCACCACGTCGCCGTCTACTTCGCGGTGCTCGCCTAG
- a CDS encoding chaplin family protein encodes MRVTARLAVAGAVAAAGLTLALPTAAFADTGSAGNNGIGNGSQVHAPVQAPVNVCGNGVGVLGVGAGASGDCKASAAAEPSESPSACPTASSGGYESQTRESAPETACASESTPPSSQSPSASPSTVEAVTNTKNTGATLPVTGASLTILVVAALALLGAGAAALILSRRRRAA; translated from the coding sequence ATGCGCGTCACAGCAAGACTTGCCGTCGCCGGCGCCGTGGCGGCCGCCGGGCTCACGCTCGCCTTACCGACCGCGGCATTCGCGGACACCGGCTCCGCCGGCAACAACGGCATCGGCAACGGCAGCCAGGTGCACGCTCCCGTCCAGGCGCCCGTGAACGTCTGCGGCAACGGCGTGGGCGTGCTGGGCGTCGGCGCGGGCGCCAGCGGCGACTGCAAGGCGAGCGCCGCTGCGGAGCCGAGCGAGAGCCCCAGCGCCTGCCCCACCGCCTCGTCCGGCGGCTACGAGTCGCAGACCCGCGAGAGCGCTCCGGAAACAGCCTGCGCATCGGAGTCGACGCCGCCGAGCTCCCAGTCCCCGAGCGCGTCGCCGAGCACCGTCGAGGCAGTCACCAACACCAAGAACACCGGCGCCACGCTGCCCGTCACCGGCGCGAGCCTCACCATCCTGGTGGTGGCCGCGCTGGCGCTGCTGGGCGCGGGGGCAGCTGCCCTCATCCTGAGTCGGCGCCGCCGCGCGGCCTGA
- the def gene encoding peptide deformylase, whose amino-acid sequence MAFRGEMGSTGIARPIVVYGTPVLHRPCRPVTEFDDGLRALIDDMFASMYEADGVGLAANQIGVDARVFVFDCPDADDVNQVGHVVNPTLVLPDLPRELDDDSEGCLSVPGEHADLARPALASVTGVTMTGEPVRYDGTGMLARCFQHETDHLDGTVYVDRLSKRIRKKVLKAAGLPTEAPSR is encoded by the coding sequence ATGGCGTTTCGAGGTGAGATGGGCAGCACCGGCATCGCGCGGCCGATCGTCGTCTACGGCACTCCGGTGCTGCACCGGCCCTGCCGGCCGGTCACCGAGTTCGACGACGGCCTGCGCGCCCTGATCGACGACATGTTCGCCAGCATGTACGAGGCGGACGGGGTCGGCCTCGCCGCCAACCAGATCGGGGTGGACGCCCGCGTCTTCGTGTTCGACTGCCCGGACGCCGACGACGTCAACCAGGTCGGCCACGTGGTCAACCCGACGCTGGTGCTGCCCGACCTGCCGCGGGAGCTGGACGACGACAGCGAGGGCTGCCTGTCCGTACCGGGCGAGCACGCCGACCTGGCCCGCCCCGCCCTGGCGTCGGTCACCGGTGTCACGATGACGGGAGAGCCCGTCCGGTACGACGGGACCGGCATGCTGGCGCGGTGCTTCCAGCACGAGACCGACCACCTGGACGGCACGGTCTACGTCGACCGGCTGTCCAAGCGGATCCGCAAGAAGGTGCTGAAGGCGGCCGGCCTGCCCACCGAGGCGCCGTCTCGCTGA